In Ruminiclostridium papyrosolvens DSM 2782, the following proteins share a genomic window:
- a CDS encoding DUF2812 domain-containing protein: MKHVVWKAYWDFEKEEKWLNEMSSKGMALTDYSWCRYVFAETPNNEYIYRLELLEHVPSNAESMAYIRFLEESGIECVATYYRWIFLRKKSSEGPFDIYSDIESKINHYRRISTFMGTIGLLNLFAFLINIINGIFSSLRYNSNYMAFISPLVCINGIFGVFLTWLVIGYLRKISKLKKEKQLHE; encoded by the coding sequence ATGAAACATGTTGTATGGAAAGCATATTGGGATTTTGAAAAAGAGGAAAAATGGCTCAATGAAATGTCATCCAAGGGCATGGCATTAACGGATTATTCATGGTGCAGGTATGTTTTTGCCGAAACACCAAATAACGAGTATATTTACAGACTGGAACTTCTGGAACATGTCCCCTCCAACGCCGAAAGTATGGCATATATAAGGTTTTTAGAGGAAAGTGGTATTGAATGTGTTGCTACATATTATCGCTGGATTTTTCTTAGAAAGAAATCTTCAGAAGGTCCCTTTGACATATATTCCGATATAGAGTCAAAGATTAATCATTACAGAAGAATAAGTACTTTTATGGGTACTATAGGATTACTAAACCTGTTTGCATTTTTAATTAATATTATTAACGGAATATTCTCAAGTTTAAGATATAACAGTAACTATATGGCTTTTATTTCTCCTCTGGTTTGCATTAACGGAATATTCGGTGTATTTCTTACTTGGCTAGTAATAGGGTATCTAAGAAAGATTAGCAAGTTGAAAAAAGAAAAGCAACTTCATGAGTAA
- a CDS encoding hemerythrin domain-containing protein has translation MLYLETLKRQHEEIAEILSDIKSYINHKNIANEALEISSKISNLAGKLKVHLNTEDQYMYPQLLKSSNSEVQTTAQAYIDEMGTISTEFMAYKDRFNTRTKITNEIDLFVSESKRIFSLLQQRIAKEDSNLYQQI, from the coding sequence ATGTTATATTTAGAAACTTTAAAAAGGCAGCATGAAGAGATTGCTGAGATTCTGTCAGATATTAAATCCTATATAAACCATAAAAACATTGCCAATGAGGCTCTTGAGATTTCATCAAAGATAAGTAATCTTGCCGGTAAACTTAAAGTTCACCTTAATACAGAAGACCAGTACATGTATCCACAGCTTCTAAAAAGCAGTAATTCTGAAGTACAGACTACAGCACAGGCATATATAGATGAAATGGGAACGATAAGTACCGAATTCATGGCATATAAAGATCGTTTTAATACCAGAACAAAAATAACTAATGAAATTGACTTGTTTGTAAGTGAATCCAAAAGGATTTTTTCCCTTTTGCAACAAAGAATAGCAAAAGAAGATTCTAATTTATACCAACAGATATAG
- a CDS encoding N-acetylmuramoyl-L-alanine amidase, translated as MIVLISKKNILFVVLLLLMSITVLSIGLTVNYSKPVTADGNQAPGEGAPAVRTVILDAGHGGEDPGAVSDYSGLKEKDINLNIVMLLKSMLEKDNYKVILTRDSDRLIYTTDSNNIIQKRREDLTRRKGIMDDSGADLAVSVHLNKFPQAQYHGAQVFFPPKSDTSKKLADEIQNAIRLNVDNANDRVALVKKDPIIILKNLKTTTVVVECGFLSNADEEKRLATEDYQNKLAVAIKTGIDSYYKKGANDIQKKQGSAGSSD; from the coding sequence ATGATTGTATTAATAAGCAAAAAGAATATATTATTTGTTGTTCTATTATTACTTATGTCCATAACAGTATTAAGCATCGGATTGACAGTTAATTACTCAAAACCCGTAACAGCAGACGGAAATCAGGCTCCCGGAGAAGGTGCACCTGCCGTAAGAACCGTTATTTTGGATGCAGGCCATGGAGGAGAGGACCCGGGGGCAGTAAGCGATTATTCCGGACTAAAGGAAAAGGACATAAACCTTAATATAGTTATGCTGTTAAAGAGCATGCTGGAAAAGGACAATTACAAGGTTATCCTCACAAGGGATTCAGACCGTCTTATTTATACTACTGATAGCAATAACATTATCCAGAAAAGAAGAGAGGACTTAACGAGAAGAAAAGGAATAATGGATGATTCCGGTGCTGATTTAGCAGTAAGTGTTCACCTTAATAAATTCCCTCAGGCGCAGTACCATGGCGCTCAGGTTTTCTTTCCTCCAAAATCCGATACAAGCAAAAAGTTGGCAGATGAGATTCAAAATGCAATCAGGCTTAACGTAGATAACGCCAATGACAGGGTTGCTCTTGTAAAAAAGGACCCTATAATAATTCTCAAAAACCTGAAAACAACTACAGTTGTTGTTGAATGTGGTTTCCTTTCAAATGCAGACGAGGAAAAAAGGCTCGCTACTGAGGATTATCAGAATAAGCTGGCAGTTGCAATAAAAACGGGAATAGACAGCTATTATAAGAAAGGCGCTAACGATATTCAGAAGAAGCAGGGCAGTGCCGGAAGCTCTGACTAA
- a CDS encoding leucine-rich repeat domain-containing protein, which produces MKMCRTLICVMLILAMAFGFVFPVEPIAQAAEVKELDLHAFYPSRATFSDSIKKYIDSLDSVSFLWGRFYGDLTGGINTTYGKNGNTDFYYPDDYIEVLKYAKSKNKSIQMGIFSDSANAEKILPYKEQRDKAIQAITDLMKSDISKGSNIFFDGVVIDIEGLNGQKMSGFFNQFLKELKLSLTKINKKLYVAVNPLLYYSGYDYSTISQVADKMIIMAHDYEPLTKLTKEQVMQYTGYDSLNPIDSLAPIKQIQRVMEDVKKYVSKSNLKKIMLQISFDAAQWRFQVPKGSTWKSIGKKAVSLEVLPPPTYKMLYDRIINKDGNGKSITYGYNYELESSFMQYFNTSNNTQNICLYENSRSVAVKIDMSKQYGIGGISLWSLSNVPDYTSSTAKGYGLDVWDAIIKSLYKTVPVSQIKATFTDKVVEKAVRAKISKPSGTVYRSDLAKVYRLKIPAGYKSLNDLKQLFNLEYLDLSNTQLTSVSSLASLKNLRVLYLYKNSIKDISPLKGLTKLEVISINSNKVSNISALAGMTNLTELYIRENAITDYSPLTKLKNLNILYLKGNKLTNYTKLQTIKKGLIECDF; this is translated from the coding sequence ATGAAGATGTGTAGAACACTTATCTGTGTTATGCTTATACTGGCAATGGCTTTTGGCTTTGTTTTCCCGGTAGAACCTATAGCACAGGCAGCAGAAGTAAAAGAGCTGGATTTGCATGCTTTTTATCCTTCGAGAGCAACGTTTTCCGATAGTATAAAAAAATATATAGATTCCCTTGACTCTGTCAGCTTTTTGTGGGGTAGATTTTACGGTGACCTGACAGGAGGTATAAATACTACATACGGAAAAAATGGGAATACTGATTTTTATTATCCCGATGATTATATAGAGGTCCTTAAATACGCAAAAAGTAAGAACAAGTCAATTCAAATGGGAATCTTCTCTGACAGTGCAAATGCTGAAAAAATTCTTCCTTACAAAGAGCAGAGGGATAAAGCTATTCAAGCAATAACCGACTTGATGAAAAGTGATATATCAAAGGGGAGTAATATTTTCTTTGACGGAGTTGTTATTGATATCGAAGGACTAAACGGGCAGAAAATGAGCGGTTTCTTTAACCAGTTTCTTAAAGAACTTAAATTAAGTCTCACAAAAATAAATAAAAAATTGTATGTTGCAGTTAATCCTTTACTTTATTACTCGGGATACGATTATTCTACAATTTCTCAGGTAGCTGACAAAATGATAATAATGGCCCATGACTATGAGCCTTTGACAAAGCTAACAAAAGAACAGGTGATGCAGTATACCGGCTATGACAGTCTGAATCCTATAGACAGTCTTGCACCTATAAAGCAAATTCAGCGTGTAATGGAGGACGTAAAAAAATACGTCAGTAAGAGTAATTTGAAAAAGATAATGCTTCAGATAAGCTTTGATGCTGCGCAATGGAGGTTTCAGGTTCCTAAAGGTTCTACATGGAAAAGTATAGGCAAAAAGGCTGTGAGCTTGGAAGTTCTGCCTCCTCCAACGTATAAAATGCTGTATGACAGAATTATTAATAAGGACGGTAACGGTAAGTCTATTACATACGGCTACAACTATGAACTTGAAAGTTCTTTTATGCAATATTTCAATACAAGCAATAATACGCAAAACATTTGTCTTTACGAAAACAGCAGAAGTGTAGCAGTCAAGATTGATATGTCAAAACAGTATGGCATAGGAGGAATATCCCTGTGGAGTCTTTCGAATGTCCCTGATTATACCAGCAGTACTGCAAAGGGTTACGGCCTTGACGTATGGGATGCAATTATTAAGTCCCTTTACAAAACAGTACCGGTGTCACAGATAAAAGCAACCTTTACTGATAAAGTAGTTGAAAAAGCAGTAAGAGCAAAAATATCCAAACCTTCCGGTACGGTGTACAGGTCAGATTTGGCCAAAGTGTACAGACTGAAAATTCCCGCAGGGTACAAGAGCTTAAACGATTTAAAGCAGCTTTTTAATCTGGAATATCTGGATTTAAGCAATACACAGCTTACTAGTGTGTCTTCTTTGGCTTCATTAAAAAATCTTAGAGTTCTATATTTGTATAAAAACAGCATTAAAGATATTTCACCGCTGAAAGGGCTGACAAAACTGGAAGTCATTTCGATAAACAGCAATAAGGTTTCTAATATAAGTGCTTTAGCAGGTATGACTAATCTTACTGAGCTTTATATCAGGGAGAATGCCATTACTGATTATTCACCCCTTACAAAGCTGAAAAATTTAAATATTCTGTATCTTAAAGGCAATAAATTGACAAACTATACTAAGCTTCAAACAATAAAAAAAGGCCTGATTGAATGTGATTTTTAG
- a CDS encoding nitrous oxide-stimulated promoter family protein, translated as MGGRNRIIFENKTVATMIKLYCNKIHNTKEHLCTECLELYEYTLKRLDECKFGNNKSNCGACKIHCYKNTMREKIIIVMRYSGPRMIIYHPIMAIKHLVYRK; from the coding sequence ATGGGAGGCAGAAACAGAATTATTTTTGAAAATAAGACTGTAGCAACTATGATTAAATTGTATTGCAATAAAATTCATAACACAAAGGAGCACTTATGCACTGAATGTTTGGAGCTTTATGAATACACCTTAAAGCGTCTTGATGAGTGTAAATTTGGCAATAATAAATCAAATTGCGGAGCTTGCAAAATACATTGCTACAAAAATACTATGAGGGAGAAAATAATTATAGTAATGCGATATTCCGGCCCAAGAATGATTATATATCATCCCATAATGGCCATTAAGCATTTAGTATATAGAAAGTAA
- the hslO gene encoding Hsp33 family molecular chaperone HslO, with protein sequence MGDYIVRVTAAQGTVRAFAAMTTEMVGQASEIHGLSPIATAALGRTLTAAAMMSRMFKGEKDKLTIQIKGDGPLGGIVVASDSKANVRGYVHNPNVYLPLNERGKLDIRTAMGEGYINVIKDMGLKEPYVGLSQLVSGEIADDLTYYFATSEQVPSTVALGVLIDSSGVTSAGGFIIQMMPGAEEETVSALEKRLIGFPPISKLISEGTTPEEILNMLLEGMEPKIVETVPCGFKCNCSRERMERNLISIGRNDLLEILEDGKGAELQCHFCNTKYNFSHKDIEDIIKENAQ encoded by the coding sequence ATGGGTGATTATATTGTAAGAGTAACTGCTGCTCAGGGAACGGTGAGAGCTTTTGCAGCTATGACTACAGAAATGGTTGGACAGGCTTCAGAGATACACGGACTGTCCCCCATAGCAACAGCTGCTTTAGGGAGGACACTGACCGCTGCAGCCATGATGTCCAGAATGTTTAAAGGGGAAAAAGATAAGCTTACCATACAGATAAAAGGGGACGGACCCTTGGGCGGAATTGTTGTAGCATCTGATTCCAAGGCAAATGTAAGAGGCTATGTTCATAATCCCAATGTTTATCTTCCTCTTAACGAACGAGGGAAGCTTGATATAAGAACTGCAATGGGAGAAGGTTATATTAACGTTATAAAGGATATGGGTCTCAAGGAGCCATATGTTGGTCTTTCACAGCTTGTTTCAGGGGAAATAGCCGACGACTTGACATATTACTTTGCCACATCTGAACAAGTACCTTCTACGGTAGCATTAGGCGTTCTGATAGATTCTTCCGGCGTAACGAGTGCGGGAGGATTTATAATACAAATGATGCCCGGAGCAGAGGAAGAAACAGTTTCAGCCCTAGAAAAACGTCTTATAGGCTTTCCTCCTATTTCAAAACTCATATCGGAAGGTACAACACCTGAAGAAATATTGAATATGCTTCTAGAGGGTATGGAGCCCAAGATAGTTGAAACAGTTCCTTGTGGTTTCAAGTGTAATTGCTCAAGAGAAAGAATGGAGAGAAATCTAATCAGTATCGGTAGAAATGATTTGCTTGAAATACTCGAAGACGGTAAAGGTGCAGAGCTGCAATGCCATTTCTGCAATACAAAATACAATTTTTCCCATAAGGACATTGAGGATATTATAAAGGAAAATGCTCAATGA
- a CDS encoding YlbF family regulator: MNIGDKAKEFTNAVMGTKEYSELKQAKTVIDKNKDLRSKIEDFKKKEDALYKGKLSSGEAQKRATELNKSFESLNSIPEVSRFVNAEKAFNDMLQKVYRQVNSALEASLK, translated from the coding sequence ATGAATATAGGTGATAAGGCAAAAGAGTTTACAAATGCAGTAATGGGTACAAAGGAATACTCAGAGCTTAAACAGGCTAAAACCGTTATTGATAAAAACAAGGATTTACGTTCTAAAATTGAGGATTTCAAGAAAAAAGAGGATGCCTTATACAAAGGTAAGCTTTCCTCCGGTGAAGCTCAGAAAAGAGCAACAGAATTAAACAAAAGCTTTGAAAGTCTGAATAGTATCCCTGAGGTCAGCAGGTTTGTTAATGCAGAAAAAGCTTTTAATGATATGCTTCAAAAAGTTTATAGACAAGTTAACTCTGCCCTTGAAGCATCTTTAAAATAA
- a CDS encoding PadR family transcriptional regulator has product MPESQERGALTEAVFYILLSLYKPLHGYGIMQNVKDLSKQRVNLGAGTLYGAINTLLEKNWIKAINVEKDSRKKEYEITDLGKEIINGEIVRLDELVENGKKITGGEF; this is encoded by the coding sequence ATGCCTGAAAGTCAGGAGCGAGGCGCATTAACTGAAGCTGTATTTTATATTCTACTCTCGCTGTATAAACCGCTGCATGGATATGGGATAATGCAAAATGTAAAGGATTTAAGCAAGCAGAGAGTTAATCTTGGAGCAGGTACTTTGTATGGAGCAATTAATACATTGCTGGAGAAAAACTGGATTAAAGCCATTAATGTAGAAAAGGACTCAAGAAAAAAGGAATATGAAATAACTGATTTGGGTAAAGAGATTATTAATGGTGAGATAGTTAGATTGGATGAGTTAGTTGAAAATGGCAAGAAGATTACAGGAGGTGAATTTTAA
- a CDS encoding cold-shock protein, with protein sequence MEKGRVKWFNAEKGFGFIERDGGNDVFVHFSAINMDGYKTLEEGSEVVFDVVEGAKGPQAANVQRA encoded by the coding sequence ATGGAAAAAGGTAGAGTTAAGTGGTTCAACGCTGAAAAAGGATTTGGATTTATCGAAAGAGATGGCGGAAATGACGTATTTGTTCATTTTTCAGCAATCAACATGGATGGATACAAAACACTTGAGGAAGGCTCAGAAGTAGTATTTGACGTTGTTGAAGGAGCTAAGGGTCCTCAGGCTGCAAACGTTCAGAGAGCATAA
- the hcp gene encoding hydroxylamine reductase, producing the protein MSNMFCYQCQEAAGGKGCTVSGVCGKTSDVAKTQDLLVFVTKGLAIISNEGRKVGVVDNNVDKYITENLFSTITNANFDRDALLERVKETLNLREDLKGKVVKAGGQVGEAKGISNFFKKLLGMASNEIDIPDAAVWSANNVSEFDAKAEKVGVLATENEDVRSLRELIIYGLKGLSAYMKHAMNLGYNDIEVHGFMAKALAATLDNSLSAEDLVALTLEAGKYGVTAMALLDKANTETYGNPEITKVNIGVRNNPGILISGHDLRDLQMLLEQTEGCGVDVYTHSEMLAGQYYPAFKKYSHFAGNYGNAWWKQGEEFEKFNGVVLMTTNCVVPPKDSYKNRLFTTGATGIPGCKHIVADENGNKDFSELIAMAKKCKAPTEIEKGEIIGGFAHNQVLALADKVVDAVKTGAIKRFFVMAGCDGRAKSRNYYTEFAEKLPKDTVILTAGCAKYKYNKLNLGDIGGIPRVLDAGQCNDSYSLVVIALKLQEVFGLDDVNKLPISYNIAWYEQKAVIVLLSLLHLGVKNIHLGPTLPAFLSPNVANVLVENFGIAGIGTVDEDIKMFLA; encoded by the coding sequence ATGTCAAATATGTTTTGTTATCAATGTCAAGAAGCTGCGGGTGGTAAGGGATGTACAGTAAGTGGTGTATGCGGAAAAACTTCAGATGTAGCAAAAACTCAGGACTTATTAGTTTTTGTAACTAAAGGTTTAGCAATAATTAGCAATGAGGGTAGAAAAGTTGGTGTAGTTGATAATAATGTAGACAAATATATTACTGAAAACTTATTTTCAACAATTACAAATGCTAATTTTGACAGAGATGCACTTTTAGAGAGAGTTAAGGAAACTTTGAATTTAAGAGAAGACTTGAAAGGTAAGGTTGTAAAGGCCGGCGGACAAGTAGGAGAAGCTAAAGGTATAAGCAATTTCTTTAAAAAATTATTAGGAATGGCATCAAATGAAATAGATATTCCGGATGCAGCAGTATGGTCAGCTAATAATGTAAGTGAATTTGATGCAAAAGCTGAAAAAGTAGGAGTATTGGCGACTGAAAATGAAGACGTAAGAAGCTTAAGAGAGCTTATAATATACGGCTTGAAGGGTTTATCAGCATATATGAAGCATGCTATGAACTTAGGCTACAATGATATAGAGGTTCATGGATTTATGGCGAAAGCTTTGGCTGCAACATTAGATAATTCCTTATCTGCTGAGGATTTAGTAGCTCTTACATTAGAAGCAGGAAAATATGGAGTTACTGCAATGGCGTTGCTTGATAAAGCAAACACAGAAACTTACGGAAATCCTGAAATTACAAAAGTTAATATCGGAGTCAGAAATAACCCGGGAATATTAATTTCCGGACATGATTTAAGAGACCTTCAAATGTTGTTGGAGCAAACAGAAGGCTGTGGAGTAGATGTTTATACTCACAGTGAAATGCTGGCAGGACAATATTATCCGGCTTTTAAGAAATATTCACACTTTGCAGGAAACTACGGAAATGCTTGGTGGAAGCAAGGAGAAGAATTTGAAAAATTCAACGGAGTAGTTCTAATGACTACAAACTGTGTAGTTCCTCCTAAGGATTCATATAAGAACAGATTATTTACAACGGGAGCAACAGGTATACCGGGCTGTAAACATATTGTTGCAGATGAAAATGGAAATAAGGATTTCTCAGAATTAATTGCTATGGCTAAAAAGTGTAAGGCGCCAACTGAAATAGAAAAAGGAGAAATCATAGGAGGCTTTGCTCACAATCAGGTATTAGCTTTGGCTGACAAGGTAGTAGATGCTGTTAAGACAGGCGCTATAAAGAGATTCTTTGTTATGGCCGGCTGTGATGGCAGAGCTAAATCAAGAAACTACTATACTGAATTTGCAGAAAAGCTTCCAAAGGATACGGTTATATTGACTGCGGGTTGTGCAAAATATAAATATAATAAATTGAATCTTGGAGATATTGGTGGAATTCCAAGAGTCCTTGATGCAGGACAATGTAATGATTCATATTCATTAGTTGTAATTGCATTAAAGCTTCAAGAAGTATTTGGTTTGGATGATGTTAATAAGCTTCCGATTTCCTATAATATTGCATGGTATGAGCAAAAGGCTGTAATAGTTTTATTATCCTTATTACACCTTGGAGTTAAGAACATTCACTTAGGTCCGACACTTCCTGCTTTCTTATCACCAAACGTAGCTAACGTATTGGTAGAGAACTTTGGAATTGCAGGAATAGGAACTGTTGATGAAGATATTAAAATGTTCTTAGCATAA